The Actinomycetota bacterium region GTCGCGGCCTCGACCATGACACGGACCAGGGGCTCTGTCCCGGAGGCCCTCACCAGGACGCGTCCCTGGTCCCCGAGCCTGGCCTCCACCGCCCTGACGGCGTCCAATACGCCGACCGCGGAACCGAGCCCGTCGCGAGCGGAAGTCCTCACGTTCAGCAGGACCTGCGGGAAGGGCCGGAACGGGACGACGCCCTCGAGGCGCCCGCCTTCCTCGGCTACCGCCTCCAGCAGCCCCAGCGCCGTCAGAATCCCGTCCCCGGTCGTGGCCAGGTCCAGGCGCAAAATGTGACCTGACTGCTCGCCGCCGCACACGATGCCCTTTGTGCGCATGGCGTCGAGCACATGTCGGTCGCCGACCGGGGTCTCCACAAGCGAAATCCCCTCCCGTGCAGACCACGCCCTGAGCGCCTGGTTCGCCATCACCGTCACCGCGACCATGTCGTGCGTCAGGCGGCCTCGCCTTCTCAGGCGTGATGCCAGGATGGCGAGAATCGCGTCGCCGTCCACCACGGCCCCGGACTCGTCACCGGCCAGGACCCGGTCCGCGTCGCCATCGTGGGTCAGTCCGATAGACCCGGACTCCGCCGCCGCCGCCGCGACCACCTCCGGGTGGGTGGCTCCACAGCCGTCATTGATCATCGCCCCGTCCGGCTCGCCGTGGATCTCCGCGACCTCCACTCCGAGCCTGCGCAGGATCTCCGGCGCCAGTCCGCACGCGGCTCCGTGGGCGCAGTCGACCACGACCTTCAGGCCGCGCAGGTCGGCGGTAACCGACTGCTCGAGGTGTGAGAGGTATCTCTCGCGAGCGTCCGGAATCCACCGGACCGAACCGACGTCAACTCCGGCAGGAAGTGCCGCCGGCTGCCCGATCAGCTGCTCCAGCGCCTCCTCCCGGATCTCCGAGGGCTTCCATCCTCCCGGACCGAACACCTTGATCCCGTTGTCGGCCGCGGGGTTGTGCGACGCGGACAGCACCACGCCCGCATCGGCGCCGTCGCCCGCTACGAGAAAGGCGACGGCAGCGGTCGGCACCACTCCCGCCAGAAGGACGTCGGCCCCCGCGGACGCCAGGCCCGCCACGAGCGCCGCCTCCAGCAGGGGACCGGAGGGCCGGGTGTCCCGTCCGACGACGACGCGCGGACGGGCAGACGTGCCCTGGCCGAGGACGCCCGTCGACGCGGCACGGGCGACTGCACGGCCCACGTCCAGCGCGAGCTCCGCGGAAAGATCTGCGTTGGCCCGGCCGCGGATGCCGTCGGTTCCGAAGAGCCTGCCCATCTCAGCCCTTTCGATGGCCCGGCGGCGAGGCCGGAGGCGTCAGCGCTTCGAGAACTGCGGGGCCTTGCGAGCCTTGCGCAGGCCGTACTTCTTCCGCTCCTTGACACGCGGGTCGCGCGTCAGGAGCCCGGCCCGCTTGAGTGCAGGCCGCTGCTCGGGGTCCAGTTCGAGGATCGCGCGGGCAACCCCCAGGCGCAGTGCACCGGACTGCCCCGTCGTACCCCCGCCCTCGACGCGCGCAATCACGCTGTAGCGGCCTTCCATCCCGGCCACCCGGAGCGGGTCCATGATCCTCATGCGCTGCACGCGGGACGTGACGTAATTGTCGAAGGTGCGGTCGTTGACCGTGATGGTTCCGTCCCCGGGAAGGACCCTCACGCGCGCGACGGCGCCCTTGCGCCGTCCTGTTCCCCAACCGATGCGATCCGCCACGTCTCCTACGCCTCCTTGTTATCACTGGATTCGGGAGCCGCGCCCGCGAAAGCGGGGGCTCCGCGATGGCCGGCCGCCAGCGTCGCCGGCAGCGGCTCGGGCTTCTGGGCCTCGTGTGGATGCTCGGGGCCGCGGTAGACCTTCAGCTTGCGGATCTGCTGGCGGCCCAGCCGCCTCTTCGGGAGCATTCCCCAGACGGCCTTCTCAACCGCCCGTTCCGGATGCGTCTGAAGGAGCTTGCCGTACTCGATCGACCTCAGCCCCCCCGGATACCCGGAGTGGCGGTGGAACAGCTTCTTCTCCAGCTTGTTGCCGGTCAGCTTGATCTTCTCCGCGTTCACCACGATGACGAAGTCGCCCGTGTCCAGGTGCGGCGTGAACTGAGGCTTGTGCTTGCCCCTCAGCACGACGGCGATCTGCGTCGCCAGTCGTCCCAGCACCTGGTCGGTCGCGTCGACGACGTACCAGTGCCGCGGCACTTCTCCTGGCTTGGCCGAGTAGGTCTTCATGGTCCCTTCCTTCAGATCGTCGCGGGCTGAGGCACGGAAGCCCACGGCCACGCCGCGGCCGCGCGCCGGGGCCAGGGGGCATCCTCGTAAAGCACCTCGGTCAGAGTCAAGCCGCGGGCGGGGGCGACGTTGCCGGCTCCCGCACGGCTGCGCGACTCGAGCAGCTGCTCCATCCAAGACAGAGGCCTGCGTCCCGAAGCCACCTCGAGGGCCGAGCCCATGATGCTCCGCACCATCTGGTGCAGGAAAGCGTTGGCGGACAGCCGGCACATGACCAGCGACCCGGACCTGCGGCAGGACGCCTCCACGACCGTCCGGACCGGTGACTGATCGTCGCGGATCCGGGCAAAGGAACTGAAGTCATGCGTGCCGACGATGGACGCCAGAGCCTCCGCGAGCAGGTCGTCGTCGAGAGTGCGTGGCTCCCAGATCGAGAACCGGTCCATGAGGGGGTTGCGGACGTCGGCGTTCCATAGCAGGTAGACGTAGGTCCGGCCACGCGCTGAGTGCCTGGCGTGAAAGCCCTCCGGCCCCTGCTGCGCGTCCTCGAGGCTCAGATCGGACGGCAGCAGGCCCGCGGCCCCGCGCAGGATCCGCTCGGCGTCGGCCTCCGGATCCTCGAACGACACGACCTGGCCCGTCGCGTGGACGCCGGCGTCGGTGCGGCCGGCAGCGGCGATACGGACTTCCCGTCCGAGGACCTGCTCCAGCGCGGACTCGATCTCACCCTGGACAGTCCGCACGCCCGGCTGGACCTGGAATCCGGCGAAGGCGGTGCCGTCGTAGGAGACGAGCAGCCTCACGAGGGACAAGATCAGTCCTCCTTGCC contains the following coding sequences:
- the truA gene encoding tRNA pseudouridine(38-40) synthase TruA, translating into MRLLVSYDGTAFAGFQVQPGVRTVQGEIESALEQVLGREVRIAAAGRTDAGVHATGQVVSFEDPEADAERILRGAAGLLPSDLSLEDAQQGPEGFHARHSARGRTYVYLLWNADVRNPLMDRFSIWEPRTLDDDLLAEALASIVGTHDFSSFARIRDDQSPVRTVVEASCRRSGSLVMCRLSANAFLHQMVRSIMGSALEVASGRRPLSWMEQLLESRSRAGAGNVAPARGLTLTEVLYEDAPWPRRAAAAWPWASVPQPATI
- the rplM gene encoding 50S ribosomal protein L13 yields the protein MKTYSAKPGEVPRHWYVVDATDQVLGRLATQIAVVLRGKHKPQFTPHLDTGDFVIVVNAEKIKLTGNKLEKKLFHRHSGYPGGLRSIEYGKLLQTHPERAVEKAVWGMLPKRRLGRQQIRKLKVYRGPEHPHEAQKPEPLPATLAAGHRGAPAFAGAAPESSDNKEA
- the glmM gene encoding phosphoglucosamine mutase encodes the protein MGRLFGTDGIRGRANADLSAELALDVGRAVARAASTGVLGQGTSARPRVVVGRDTRPSGPLLEAALVAGLASAGADVLLAGVVPTAAVAFLVAGDGADAGVVLSASHNPAADNGIKVFGPGGWKPSEIREEALEQLIGQPAALPAGVDVGSVRWIPDARERYLSHLEQSVTADLRGLKVVVDCAHGAACGLAPEILRRLGVEVAEIHGEPDGAMINDGCGATHPEVVAAAAAESGSIGLTHDGDADRVLAGDESGAVVDGDAILAILASRLRRRGRLTHDMVAVTVMANQALRAWSAREGISLVETPVGDRHVLDAMRTKGIVCGGEQSGHILRLDLATTGDGILTALGLLEAVAEEGGRLEGVVPFRPFPQVLLNVRTSARDGLGSAVGVLDAVRAVEARLGDQGRVLVRASGTEPLVRVMVEAATEADARSGAEAIAAMVHRDLNGHDEPAAAQPAGPASAGKGA
- the rpsI gene encoding 30S ribosomal protein S9, which produces MADRIGWGTGRRKGAVARVRVLPGDGTITVNDRTFDNYVTSRVQRMRIMDPLRVAGMEGRYSVIARVEGGGTTGQSGALRLGVARAILELDPEQRPALKRAGLLTRDPRVKERKKYGLRKARKAPQFSKR